From one Peredibacter starrii genomic stretch:
- the dnaX gene encoding DNA polymerase III subunit gamma/tau: MAYQVLARKWRPKQFEEVVGQGHVTRTLQNAIKQNKLAHAYLFTGTRGVGKTSIARLFAKAIRCENRKPDFNPCLVCASCRDIDAGNSMDYTEIDGASNNSVDDVRALIENVQYLPTRGTHKIYVIDEVHMLSTSAFNALLKTLEEPPQHAIFILATTDPQKLLGTVISRTQRYDFKNVSVETLAAHVEAIAKAEGITFSSPKIAVKLAELGKGSVRDTLSIFDQVLGLSGTNNVTEESLSQALGLAGTTAMRDFLTGILTGNAKTTSQIFRKLIEENIDLKKLSDQVLDGFYRIINSIDEQNVLYKEEVIAQGALKDITIAELFWIYETLVKDLNWALTSMNPEKVVLIQLQKVCLRRQILTGEGMKLEEVAQGVPTAGKLEAGVVVEEKIVQPVKLAKTWNDFLTYLRQTAPATAANLEHGNLLEEIDLNVEPLMIKVTFPEDAAVFKDFVEEKEIYARLKNHLADFFEMDIEKINFKTQIMTLEEKKDKNFKTKVEIDEEIRSNIVEERRQKILNDPFVKEAEKLFNAKIDKIILKD; encoded by the coding sequence ATGGCCTACCAAGTACTGGCCAGGAAGTGGCGTCCCAAGCAATTTGAAGAAGTTGTTGGGCAAGGCCATGTGACCCGGACCTTACAAAATGCGATCAAGCAAAACAAGCTTGCGCATGCTTATCTTTTCACCGGAACTCGCGGTGTAGGCAAAACCTCGATCGCTCGTTTGTTTGCCAAGGCCATCCGTTGTGAAAATCGCAAACCTGATTTCAACCCATGCTTAGTCTGTGCTTCTTGTCGTGATATCGATGCGGGTAATTCAATGGATTACACGGAAATCGATGGTGCTTCAAATAACAGCGTAGATGATGTTCGCGCATTGATTGAAAACGTTCAGTACCTTCCGACTCGTGGAACTCACAAGATCTACGTTATCGATGAGGTTCACATGCTTTCAACTTCAGCATTCAATGCTTTGTTGAAGACATTAGAAGAACCACCTCAACACGCGATTTTCATTCTTGCGACCACTGATCCGCAGAAGCTTCTGGGAACTGTGATCTCAAGAACTCAGCGCTATGATTTTAAAAACGTTTCAGTCGAGACTCTTGCTGCTCATGTAGAAGCAATAGCTAAAGCTGAAGGCATTACTTTCTCATCTCCAAAAATTGCAGTGAAGCTGGCCGAACTTGGTAAAGGTTCAGTTCGTGACACTCTTTCAATTTTTGATCAAGTTCTTGGTCTTTCAGGTACCAACAATGTGACTGAGGAATCTCTTTCACAAGCTTTGGGTCTGGCAGGAACAACTGCCATGAGAGATTTCCTGACTGGAATTCTGACTGGTAACGCTAAAACAACTTCGCAAATTTTCCGCAAACTCATTGAAGAGAACATTGATCTTAAAAAACTTTCTGATCAGGTTCTTGATGGTTTCTACCGCATCATCAATTCTATTGATGAACAGAACGTTCTTTATAAAGAAGAAGTGATTGCTCAGGGTGCATTGAAAGACATCACGATCGCAGAACTTTTCTGGATCTACGAAACACTTGTTAAAGATCTTAACTGGGCCTTAACAAGCATGAATCCGGAGAAAGTGGTATTAATTCAGCTTCAAAAAGTTTGTCTTCGTCGCCAGATCTTAACTGGTGAAGGAATGAAACTTGAAGAAGTGGCCCAGGGAGTACCGACTGCGGGAAAGCTTGAGGCCGGAGTTGTTGTAGAGGAGAAGATAGTTCAACCAGTAAAATTGGCCAAAACTTGGAACGATTTTCTGACTTATCTTCGCCAGACTGCTCCGGCAACAGCAGCAAACCTTGAACACGGGAACTTACTTGAGGAAATCGACTTAAATGTTGAGCCTCTCATGATCAAAGTGACCTTCCCGGAAGATGCTGCAGTATTCAAGGATTTCGTAGAAGAAAAAGAAATCTACGCCAGATTGAAAAATCACTTGGCCGATTTCTTCGAAATGGATATTGAGAAGATCAATTTCAAAACTCAGATCATGACCCTGGAAGAGAAGAAAGACAAAAACTTCAAGACCAAGGTTGAGATCGATGAAGAGATTAGAAGCAATATCGTGGAAGAGCGTCGTCAGAAAATTTTGAACGATCCTTTCGTGAAAGAAGCAGAGAAACTATTTAACGCAAAAATCGATAAGATAATTTTAAAGGATTAG
- a CDS encoding YbaB/EbfC family nucleoid-associated protein has translation MNMNNLMKQAQQMQAKLAMLQNELAEREVEASAGGMVKVRVNGKQQVLSISINKECVDPNDVASLEELVLTAVNQGLKQSQDMVQQAMSKVTGGMNIPGLF, from the coding sequence ATGAATATGAACAATCTCATGAAACAAGCACAACAAATGCAAGCTAAGCTTGCGATGCTTCAGAATGAACTTGCTGAGCGCGAAGTGGAAGCTTCTGCGGGCGGCATGGTGAAAGTTCGCGTGAACGGTAAGCAGCAGGTTCTTAGCATCTCCATCAATAAAGAGTGCGTAGATCCTAACGATGTTGCTTCACTTGAAGAGCTAGTACTTACAGCGGTTAACCAAGGTCTTAAGCAATCTCAAGACATGGTTCAACAAGCAATGTCGAAAGTTACTGGCGGCATGAACATCCCAGGACTTTTCTAA
- the recR gene encoding recombination mediator RecR encodes MIQLPEVIKNAVDALTKLPGVGEKTAFRMVMSMTNWKASELKVVGDSLTNLKDLKLCQDCGMFADEDKCSICADEARAFSRTLCVVENASDLMAIEKSGNFRGVYHILGGVLNPLLGVGPDELRMDELRDRIVQKEIEEVILAINPSVEGDATCSYFKTLLPETIRVERIGFGVPIGGSLEYLDPMTITKALENRKRF; translated from the coding sequence ATGATTCAACTTCCTGAAGTTATCAAGAACGCCGTCGATGCGCTTACCAAGCTCCCTGGAGTTGGTGAGAAGACCGCATTCCGTATGGTCATGAGCATGACCAACTGGAAGGCCTCTGAGCTGAAGGTTGTGGGCGACTCTCTGACAAACCTGAAAGATCTGAAACTCTGTCAGGATTGCGGAATGTTTGCTGATGAAGATAAGTGTTCAATTTGCGCTGATGAGGCCCGTGCTTTTTCTCGCACACTTTGTGTGGTTGAAAATGCTTCTGACTTAATGGCGATTGAAAAAAGCGGAAACTTCCGCGGCGTCTATCACATCCTGGGTGGAGTTTTAAATCCGCTTCTTGGTGTTGGTCCGGACGAGCTTCGTATGGATGAACTGCGCGATCGTATCGTGCAAAAAGAAATCGAAGAAGTGATTCTGGCCATCAACCCTTCGGTTGAAGGTGATGCTACTTGTTCTTATTTTAAAACGCTTCTGCCTGAAACAATCAGAGTAGAGCGCATTGGTTTTGGTGTGCCGATCGGCGGAAGTCTGGAGTATCTGGACCCAATGACAATCACTAAAGCATTAGAAAACCGGAAGAGATTCTAA
- a CDS encoding GTP-binding protein, with protein sequence MSFVNYHTKEINCKIVYYGPGLGGKTTNIQYIYQKTSSQNKGQMITLNTENERTLFFDFLPLDLGEIRGFKTRFHLYTVPGQVFYEASRKLILRGVDGLVFVADSQVERMEANLESYQGLERNLAEQGYDVSKVPMVMQWNKRDLPNIVPVEDLQYQLNKRKFPAFEAVATNGQGVFETLKMVSKSVLLNIKGGLE encoded by the coding sequence ATGTCATTTGTTAACTATCATACAAAAGAGATTAACTGTAAGATCGTTTACTACGGTCCGGGTCTGGGCGGTAAAACCACCAACATCCAATACATTTATCAAAAAACCAGCTCTCAAAATAAAGGGCAGATGATCACTCTCAATACTGAGAATGAAAGAACGCTCTTCTTTGATTTCCTTCCACTTGATTTGGGTGAAATCCGCGGTTTTAAAACGCGTTTCCACCTTTATACAGTTCCGGGCCAGGTATTCTACGAGGCAAGCCGTAAGCTTATTCTTCGTGGAGTAGATGGATTGGTATTTGTGGCGGACTCACAAGTTGAAAGAATGGAGGCCAACCTTGAATCATACCAGGGTCTTGAAAGAAACCTGGCCGAGCAAGGCTATGACGTCTCTAAGGTTCCAATGGTTATGCAATGGAACAAGCGTGATCTTCCAAACATCGTTCCGGTTGAAGACCTTCAATATCAACTGAACAAAAGAAAATTTCCGGCGTTTGAGGCGGTGGCCACAAACGGTCAGGGCGTATTTGAAACATTAAAAATGGTCTCTAAATCAGTACTCCTTAATATTAAGGGTGGATTGGAATAG
- a CDS encoding TraR/DksA family transcriptional regulator produces the protein MAEKIKALTKKQLETLKNKLLEEKQSLVFNDKNGAAELDLALTNGGDDVEQSISDYNNSHQLRFRNREVFYAKKIDKALKKFDTDEYGLCSDCGCWIKFERLMARPTAEMCIVCKEESERDESNSFIGRQSKSLGKVVDLTGMMA, from the coding sequence ATGGCTGAAAAGATTAAGGCACTAACTAAGAAGCAACTTGAGACGCTTAAAAACAAGCTGCTTGAAGAAAAACAAAGCTTAGTTTTCAATGACAAGAACGGTGCTGCAGAACTTGACCTCGCTTTAACTAATGGCGGGGATGATGTTGAGCAATCGATCTCTGACTACAACAATTCTCACCAACTTCGTTTCAGAAACCGTGAAGTTTTCTACGCGAAGAAAATCGACAAGGCCCTGAAGAAATTCGATACAGATGAATACGGTCTATGTTCAGACTGTGGCTGTTGGATCAAGTTTGAGCGCCTTATGGCCCGTCCAACTGCTGAAATGTGTATCGTATGCAAAGAAGAATCTGAAAGAGATGAATCTAACAGCTTCATTGGCAGACAGTCTAAATCTCTGGGTAAAGTCGTAGACCTTACCGGGATGATGGCATAA
- the mtnP gene encoding S-methyl-5'-thioadenosine phosphorylase: MADIKVAIIGGSGIYKLDAIKVKNQVKVTTPFGSPSADIMECEVDGNSFYFLPRHGHGHHFTPSEVNYRANIFALKKLGVNTIVSISAVGSLQEEYAPKHFVLVDQFIDWTKGLRKRTFFDEGIVGHVSTANPVELSLQKRLYDACQRAGVTSHLGGSYICIEGPQFSTRAESKIYRGFGAAVIGMTNVPEAFLAKEAGMAYSTVAMVTDYDCWKEEHCTVQEIMDVMKSNYISAQKFVKEAIPDLVKNPVKFVPENEYAVMTDASLHKPHHKEILEVVLKK; encoded by the coding sequence ATGGCCGATATTAAAGTTGCAATCATTGGCGGAAGTGGCATCTATAAACTGGATGCCATCAAAGTTAAGAACCAAGTTAAAGTAACAACTCCATTTGGTTCTCCAAGTGCCGATATCATGGAGTGTGAAGTTGATGGAAATTCATTCTATTTTCTTCCACGTCACGGACACGGTCACCACTTCACTCCAAGTGAAGTAAACTACCGCGCGAATATTTTTGCTCTGAAAAAACTCGGTGTTAATACAATCGTAAGTATTTCGGCAGTGGGTTCTCTTCAAGAAGAGTACGCTCCTAAGCACTTTGTACTGGTTGATCAATTCATCGACTGGACCAAAGGTCTTCGTAAGCGCACGTTCTTTGATGAAGGAATCGTGGGCCACGTTTCAACTGCTAACCCGGTTGAACTATCTCTTCAAAAGCGTCTTTATGATGCTTGTCAGAGAGCAGGCGTGACTTCTCACCTTGGTGGATCTTATATCTGTATCGAAGGTCCTCAGTTCTCAACTCGTGCGGAGTCAAAAATTTATCGTGGGTTCGGAGCTGCAGTAATCGGTATGACTAACGTACCAGAAGCGTTTCTTGCAAAAGAAGCGGGCATGGCCTACTCGACAGTTGCGATGGTGACTGATTACGACTGCTGGAAAGAAGAGCACTGTACAGTTCAGGAAATCATGGACGTGATGAAGTCTAACTACATCTCGGCCCAGAAGTTTGTTAAAGAAGCGATTCCTGATCTGGTAAAAAATCCAGTGAAGTTTGTTCCTGAAAATGAATACGCGGTCATGACAGATGCTTCTCTTCATAAACCACATCACAAAGAAATTCTTGAGGTCGTTTTAAAAAAATGA
- the rsmH gene encoding 16S rRNA (cytosine(1402)-N(4))-methyltransferase RsmH, which yields MSEYLAHYSVMLKECLDALELGSKASGSLIFADLTFGAGGHTFALSDHVSGSTVYSTDQDPDALKNGEDNIRRRGKEGKVNLLPMNFQEFPEWCEKNQMHGKFAGILMDLGVSSHQFDKMERGFSFRADAPLDMRMNYGDNNIPTAADLLNSLSEKEIADIIFNYGEERLSRKIAARIVELRQKEKIATTGQIEDICFHAYPPKDRHGKTHPATRTFQALRIAVNEELTVLENTLPKLLPFLAEGGVLAVISFHSLEDRIVKHTFKEIVEKEDFPATILTKKPLTATEEELSQNSRSRSAKLRLLQRESQLGRVDGTKKKRQFQV from the coding sequence ATGAGCGAATACCTCGCCCACTACTCAGTTATGTTAAAAGAATGCCTTGATGCTTTGGAACTTGGTTCTAAAGCATCAGGCTCACTTATTTTCGCCGATCTCACGTTTGGGGCCGGTGGACATACCTTCGCGCTGTCGGACCATGTAAGTGGTTCTACGGTTTATTCAACTGACCAGGATCCGGACGCCTTAAAAAATGGTGAAGATAATATTCGTCGTAGGGGCAAAGAAGGTAAGGTGAATCTACTTCCGATGAACTTTCAGGAGTTCCCGGAATGGTGTGAAAAGAATCAAATGCACGGTAAGTTCGCCGGGATTTTAATGGATCTTGGAGTGTCTTCTCACCAGTTTGATAAGATGGAACGAGGCTTTAGTTTTCGTGCCGACGCTCCTCTCGATATGCGCATGAACTACGGCGATAACAACATCCCGACTGCCGCTGATTTACTTAATTCTCTCTCTGAAAAAGAGATCGCCGATATCATTTTTAACTATGGGGAAGAGCGCCTTTCACGAAAGATCGCGGCCCGGATCGTGGAGCTCAGACAGAAAGAAAAAATCGCGACCACCGGTCAGATCGAAGACATCTGTTTCCATGCTTACCCGCCAAAAGATCGTCATGGAAAAACTCATCCAGCGACCAGAACTTTTCAGGCCCTGAGAATTGCTGTTAACGAAGAACTTACTGTCTTAGAAAATACCCTACCAAAATTGTTGCCGTTCTTGGCCGAAGGTGGAGTGCTTGCAGTGATCAGCTTCCATTCTTTGGAAGATAGAATTGTGAAACACACTTTCAAAGAAATAGTGGAGAAAGAAGATTTTCCTGCTACAATTTTGACTAAGAAGCCACTCACAGCCACGGAAGAAGAGCTGTCACAGAACTCACGCTCGCGAAGTGCAAAACTTCGCTTATTACAGCGAGAGTCTCAACTAGGGAGGGTTGATGGCACTAAGAAAAAAAGGCAATTTCAAGTTTAA
- a CDS encoding penicillin-binding protein: MKNRIFFSFMVFCFLFAVVGSKAFYIQVVNKAKLIAYAKSQFIREVKEYPNRGNILDRNGNPLAINVHVYNLFTIPKNKNAEFYEQLKQLSKIVPELPYQKLRSLVQNRSRYTWLGRKISLNEDQLKKIKKLEGIFTEAHSERVYPNRELMAQVIGYVGVDNTGLAGIENSMNAELKGKPQVVKYIRDAKGRPIKYETKASDLVATDINLSIDKDIQGALESYLKEAVELHKAYRGGAGVMDAETGEILAIANYPTFDPNKAATFPQEHRKLAFVTDPFEPGSIFKTITIASVLENKVAQPETKFFCEYGKMRVQNHWISEAETHEKFEWLTVSDILKFSSNVGTTKLAFALKYPKLRGTLDNLHFAQKTGIEIKGESKGILSYKAADKVRPLTLSNISFGQGVATTGIQMLRAYAAIANGGYLVKPTLLKNEESQLKPENRVFSETTANEVAKMLVGVVNEGTGGAAKIPHYEIAGKTGTAQRVSPTGGYSGYIASFAGFPVNVNKKFVVLAYVDHPTENGYYGGKVAGPIFKKITQYILYKKKDFAQFAKYDEKSNKVNLDVVHNQQAATTKSFAPGYMPSFIGLDKASAISLAEERKIPVSMNGFGVVTKQSIAPGTVIAGSEASLRLQFEAPTYAE, encoded by the coding sequence GTGAAAAACAGAATTTTTTTTAGCTTCATGGTGTTTTGCTTCCTGTTCGCTGTTGTGGGCAGTAAAGCGTTTTATATTCAAGTGGTGAATAAGGCGAAGCTCATTGCTTACGCAAAATCACAGTTCATCCGTGAAGTGAAAGAATACCCGAATCGCGGAAACATCTTGGATCGTAACGGTAACCCGCTGGCGATTAACGTTCACGTGTATAATCTTTTCACGATTCCTAAAAACAAGAACGCTGAATTCTACGAACAACTAAAGCAGCTTTCTAAAATTGTTCCGGAACTTCCTTATCAAAAACTTCGCTCATTGGTTCAAAACCGCAGCCGTTATACATGGCTCGGTCGTAAGATCAGTTTGAATGAAGATCAATTAAAGAAAATCAAAAAGCTTGAAGGCATTTTCACTGAGGCCCACTCTGAGCGCGTTTATCCAAATCGCGAACTTATGGCCCAAGTGATTGGTTACGTAGGTGTTGATAACACTGGTCTTGCTGGTATTGAAAACAGCATGAACGCAGAACTTAAAGGTAAGCCACAGGTCGTGAAGTATATTCGTGATGCTAAGGGCAGACCTATTAAGTATGAAACGAAGGCCTCTGATCTGGTGGCAACTGATATCAATCTATCTATTGATAAAGATATTCAGGGTGCCCTTGAGAGTTACTTAAAAGAAGCGGTTGAACTTCACAAGGCCTACCGTGGTGGGGCCGGGGTGATGGACGCGGAAACAGGCGAGATCCTGGCGATTGCGAACTACCCGACTTTCGATCCCAACAAAGCGGCGACATTCCCACAAGAACATAGAAAACTTGCATTCGTAACTGATCCATTTGAACCAGGCTCAATCTTTAAAACGATAACGATCGCTTCAGTTCTTGAAAATAAAGTGGCCCAACCTGAAACGAAGTTCTTCTGTGAATACGGAAAAATGAGAGTTCAGAACCACTGGATCTCGGAAGCTGAAACACACGAAAAATTTGAGTGGTTAACAGTTTCGGACATCTTAAAATTCAGTTCAAACGTTGGAACGACTAAGCTCGCCTTCGCTCTCAAATATCCTAAACTTCGTGGCACTCTTGATAATCTTCACTTCGCCCAGAAAACCGGGATTGAAATTAAGGGTGAATCAAAAGGTATTTTAAGTTACAAGGCAGCGGACAAAGTTCGCCCTTTGACTTTAAGTAACATCAGTTTCGGTCAAGGTGTGGCGACAACTGGTATCCAGATGCTTCGCGCTTACGCCGCCATCGCTAACGGTGGTTACTTGGTAAAGCCAACGCTTTTAAAAAATGAAGAAAGCCAACTTAAACCAGAAAATCGTGTCTTCTCTGAAACGACTGCCAACGAAGTAGCAAAAATGCTCGTGGGTGTTGTGAATGAAGGTACCGGTGGTGCGGCCAAAATTCCTCACTATGAGATCGCGGGTAAAACCGGAACTGCCCAAAGAGTTTCTCCCACTGGTGGTTACTCTGGATATATCGCAAGCTTCGCCGGCTTCCCGGTCAACGTAAATAAGAAGTTCGTGGTTCTGGCCTACGTGGATCATCCGACTGAGAACGGTTATTACGGAGGTAAAGTAGCGGGCCCGATCTTTAAGAAGATCACTCAGTACATTCTTTATAAGAAAAAAGACTTCGCTCAGTTTGCTAAGTATGACGAGAAATCAAACAAGGTAAATCTCGACGTCGTTCATAACCAACAGGCAGCAACCACAAAATCATTTGCTCCTGGTTATATGCCAAGTTTCATTGGTCTAGATAAGGCAAGTGCCATCAGCCTTGCGGAAGAAAGAAAAATTCCGGTCTCGATGAATGGGTTCGGAGTTGTGACAAAACAATCGATTGCTCCGGGAACAGTGATTGCCGGAAGCGAAGCAAGCCTTCGACTTCAGTTCGAAGCACCAACATATGCTGAATGA
- a CDS encoding Mur ligase family protein translates to MLNEKKLSEILGAEIPSLSIKDIHWKTQDSTKESVLFYRLPDDEKSQKLFRERIQNSQFAWLVINRDHESRPLNSTIVPESEWPRIQKAILDILYPMPNLKLMALTGTNGKTTTTDLVLQLGELCGKRGMSIGTLGVRENHKEILDFGLTSPPFIDLRKYLNQYGQDKDFCVLEASSHALMQERLYGLQFDMAGWLSFSQDHLDYHQTMESYFAAKALLFNYLKASARVYVPDNQEHLFEKIKGVTNKVLKAPVREEKLPLFFSTSFNRNNLEVAIAIVERTFNIKVPAQFDKIVPPDGRFFIKPYKSNYIVVDFAHTPDALENICRGIRESFPTHKLKVLFGCGGDRDRTKRPLMGRIAESFGSHVYVTSDNPRTEDPKQIIQDILQGMSSKNITQIVERPKAVEIAFSELTENEILLLAGKGHEDYILINGVKHPYSDIAEVEKFLSRKSL, encoded by the coding sequence ATGCTGAATGAGAAAAAGTTAAGTGAAATTTTGGGAGCGGAAATACCCTCTCTCTCAATTAAAGACATTCATTGGAAAACACAGGACTCCACAAAGGAGTCCGTTCTTTTTTATCGCCTCCCTGACGATGAGAAGTCGCAAAAACTATTTCGTGAACGCATTCAGAATTCTCAGTTTGCCTGGTTAGTTATCAACCGTGATCATGAGAGTCGCCCGCTTAACAGCACAATCGTTCCGGAGAGTGAATGGCCAAGAATACAGAAAGCGATTTTGGACATTCTTTATCCAATGCCGAACCTAAAACTCATGGCCCTCACGGGTACCAATGGGAAAACCACTACTACTGATCTCGTTCTTCAGTTGGGAGAACTGTGCGGCAAGAGAGGCATGAGTATTGGAACACTGGGTGTTCGTGAGAATCATAAAGAGATTCTGGATTTTGGACTTACATCTCCTCCTTTCATTGATCTACGAAAATACTTAAATCAATACGGACAAGATAAAGACTTCTGTGTGCTTGAGGCGAGTTCACACGCACTCATGCAAGAGCGTCTTTATGGACTGCAATTTGATATGGCGGGATGGCTTTCCTTTTCACAAGATCATCTGGATTACCATCAGACGATGGAATCTTATTTTGCTGCAAAGGCCCTCTTGTTCAATTACCTGAAGGCCAGTGCCCGTGTTTATGTGCCAGACAATCAAGAACACCTTTTTGAGAAAATCAAAGGTGTAACAAACAAAGTTTTAAAAGCACCGGTTCGTGAAGAGAAACTCCCGCTTTTTTTTAGCACGAGTTTCAATCGCAACAATCTAGAAGTGGCAATTGCCATTGTAGAGCGAACTTTCAATATTAAAGTTCCCGCTCAGTTTGATAAAATTGTGCCTCCAGATGGACGCTTTTTTATTAAGCCTTACAAGTCTAACTATATCGTGGTGGACTTTGCTCATACGCCAGATGCACTTGAGAATATTTGCCGTGGTATTCGTGAATCGTTTCCAACTCATAAACTTAAAGTACTTTTTGGATGCGGTGGTGATCGCGATCGCACCAAGAGACCTTTAATGGGCCGAATTGCGGAATCATTCGGTTCCCATGTTTACGTTACGAGTGACAATCCACGTACTGAAGATCCGAAACAAATCATTCAAGATATTCTTCAAGGTATGTCATCGAAGAATATTACTCAGATAGTGGAGCGTCCCAAAGCTGTGGAAATTGCGTTCTCGGAGTTAACCGAGAATGAAATCCTGCTCCTCGCCGGAAAAGGTCATGAAGACTATATTTTAATTAATGGTGTGAAACACCCTTATAGCGACATCGCTGAAGTGGAAAAGTTTCTCTCAAGGAAGAGTTTATGA
- a CDS encoding UDP-N-acetylmuramoyl-tripeptide--D-alanyl-D-alanine ligase — MINLSLLKRCPSLKGEVLTSHTHLPFITDTRKYHHPSAFVAIPGVKTNPLDVLTELLGKGCPLVIFQDDATNQAKVKELQKQFPKTQFVPCTDSVTFLQEATHEHIKEWKSKSPKNTVFAISGSNGKTTHKEMLSFILKTVMPGKIVATEKNNNNHLGVPLTLLNVTDETEMVVLELGSNHPGEIKVLCDIAEPNAGLTTNIGATHLEFFGTEEKVFEEEAYLYHAVKSVTKGSGFYLINIDDKFLKSLEPFAGAVTYGESSSAMARISYVENGAGIHFKGQELMGFNSHITGKHNKLNLITCLFIATHFYPSLKQKFIEAAAEFRPTKNRSEWIQFEGRSVYLDAYNANPSSMKAALLGFKDSVLEQGFKLTDACVVLGDMNELGDSTPQYHREVGQYVKELGFTNVYFVGRFASHYVSGDPQGQPKTSSADFKSEYRGDCLKKFPIHFIKGSRSLQLESLFDIT, encoded by the coding sequence ATGATTAACCTGAGTCTCCTAAAACGTTGTCCTTCTTTAAAAGGTGAAGTGTTGACTTCGCACACTCATTTGCCTTTTATCACTGATACCAGAAAGTATCATCACCCTTCAGCGTTTGTGGCGATACCAGGTGTAAAAACTAATCCTTTGGATGTTCTGACTGAACTTTTAGGTAAGGGCTGTCCGCTGGTTATTTTCCAGGACGATGCTACCAACCAAGCAAAAGTAAAAGAGCTGCAAAAGCAATTTCCTAAAACTCAATTCGTTCCTTGTACTGATAGCGTGACCTTTCTTCAGGAAGCGACTCACGAACATATTAAAGAGTGGAAATCTAAATCACCAAAGAACACCGTGTTTGCGATCTCTGGTTCTAACGGCAAGACCACACATAAAGAAATGCTGTCTTTCATTCTTAAAACGGTGATGCCAGGAAAGATTGTTGCGACTGAAAAGAACAACAATAATCACTTGGGTGTGCCACTAACACTTTTAAATGTGACTGATGAAACTGAGATGGTAGTTCTGGAATTAGGGAGTAACCATCCGGGCGAAATTAAAGTTCTATGTGATATCGCTGAACCCAATGCAGGTCTAACAACGAATATCGGTGCTACTCACTTAGAGTTTTTTGGAACAGAAGAAAAAGTATTTGAAGAAGAGGCCTATCTTTATCACGCCGTTAAATCTGTGACGAAAGGCTCGGGCTTTTATCTGATCAATATCGATGACAAGTTTTTAAAGAGTCTTGAACCATTTGCTGGTGCAGTTACTTATGGTGAAAGTAGTTCGGCCATGGCCCGTATTTCATATGTCGAAAACGGAGCTGGCATTCACTTCAAAGGTCAGGAGCTGATGGGCTTCAATTCCCACATCACTGGTAAACACAATAAGCTCAACCTCATCACTTGCTTATTTATTGCCACCCATTTTTATCCATCTTTAAAGCAGAAGTTCATTGAAGCGGCCGCGGAATTTCGCCCAACGAAGAACCGCTCTGAGTGGATCCAGTTCGAGGGTCGCTCGGTTTACCTAGATGCTTATAACGCAAACCCTTCCTCAATGAAGGCCGCGCTTCTTGGATTCAAAGATAGTGTCCTTGAGCAAGGCTTTAAGCTTACTGACGCGTGTGTCGTACTTGGTGATATGAACGAATTAGGGGATTCAACTCCCCAGTATCATAGAGAAGTGGGCCAGTATGTGAAGGAACTTGGATTCACCAATGTGTACTTCGTGGGCCGCTTTGCCTCTCATTATGTAAGTGGGGATCCACAAGGTCAGCCAAAGACTTCGAGTGCGGATTTTAAGAGTGAATATCGAGGGGACTGCTTAAAGAAATTCCCAATTCACTTTATTAAAGGGTCACGCTCTTTACAATTGGAGTCACTATTCGATATAACTTAA